A part of Periophthalmus magnuspinnatus isolate fPerMag1 chromosome 19, fPerMag1.2.pri, whole genome shotgun sequence genomic DNA contains:
- the LOC117387312 gene encoding phenylethanolamine N-methyltransferase, with amino-acid sequence MDEVLQRTKQRCWGQQQSSISVQKRDQTSSKRNMGESGVAAMAVTYQKFDPAAYLQYNYIAPRADFERKDSIVPWKLACLHRAFTEGDIGGDLLIDVGSGPTLYQVLSGCEVFSKVLLTDFLEVNRQELKKWLKGEGGSLDWTPYIQYVCKLEGRSPSEWKEKAARLREVVSDVLPIDVHRAQPMASDALPSEGADCLVSCFCLESVSPDLDTFTKALGHIGTLLRSEGHLLLIGALQESYYFGGPGVKIPVVPLNEAQVCAALQEQGYTLIRLEVYTLPQDMKVGVDDVCGVFFVKAKKN; translated from the exons ATGGATGAGGTGCTGCAAAGGACCAAACAGAGGTGTTGGGGACAGCAGCAG TCAAGCATCAGTGTTCAGAAAAGAGACCAAACAAGCTCAAAAAGAAACATGGGGGAGAGTGGAGTGGCAGCGATGGCAGTGACCTACCAGAAGTTTGACCCTGCAGCCTACCTGCAGTATAACTACATAGCACCCAGAGCTGATTTTGAGAGAAAAGACAGCATTGTGCCGTGGAAACTGGCATGTCTACACCGAGCATTCACTGAGG GAGACATAGGAGGTGATCTTCTGATCGATGTGGGCTCAGGTCCCACACTGTACCAGGTGCTGAGCGGCTGTGAGGTCTTCAGCAAAGTGCTCCTCACGGACTTTCTGGAGGTCAATAGACAGGAGCTGAAGAAGTGGCTGAAAGGAGAAGGGGGCAGCCTTGACTGGACCCCGTACATACAATATGTGTGCAAACTGGAGGGACGAAG CCCCTCTGAATGGAAAGAGAAGGCAGCTCGCCTGCGTGAGGTGGTGTCTGACGTCCTTCCCATTGATGTGCATCGCGCTCAGCCCATggcctcagatgccctcccatcagAGGGGGCCGACTGCCTGGTGTCATGCTTCTGCCTGGAGAGTgtcagtcctgatctagacaCTTTCACGAAGGCTCTGGGACACATCGGCACACTGCTACGTTCTGAAGGACACCTGCTGCTCATTGGGGCGCTGCAGGAGAGTTATTACTTTGGGGGACCAGGGGTGAAGATACCGGTGGTCCCCCTGAACGAGGCACAGGTCTGTGCTGCTCTGCAGGAGCAGGGCTACACCCTCATACGGCTGGAGGTCTACACTCTGCCCCAGGACATGAAGGTGGGTGTGGACGATGTCTGCGGGGTGTTTTTTGTCAAAGCAAAAAAGAATTAA